The Augochlora pura isolate Apur16 chromosome 4, APUR_v2.2.1, whole genome shotgun sequence genome segment CCCCCTGTCGAACGAGGATCCAGTATACGGGGTGCATTTGATGAACCAGTTTTGCTTCGTCTACGGGAAGTTGGGCTGGTGCAGATTCGATCTCAGAGGGAACTTGTTGGAGACTCACACGAATCCAGAGGACTCTAACAAGTGGCCGATTTTGCGTAAGTGTAAAAGAAGTTTGTACCTGTTGtcgcggaattttatttagaatattcgGAATACCTGTTTTACGTAGATGTGGAGCACACTACTTTGAACGACTATAGAATAGTGTTCTGGTCCGGGGATATGGAGGACACTAGCATGCTGTTGCACACTTACAGGAAGAAAGCATCTTTGGACCCTCTGAATTTCCACAGGTAAAATGTCCTCTCGGTATTgactgtttaaaattaattgcaattttgttaATGTCTATTTTGTAGCGTCCTGACGATGACCAACGATAAGAACGTCCTGTATACTTGTACATCTAATAGCGATAATCGAGTCACTAAGTATACTTGCGATGAAACGTCCTCGCAATGGGAAAAGGTCTTCGATATGCCTAGAGCTTACAACGACGACGTAGAgaatttgttgcaattaaaGTTAGACAGGGAAGAAGAAATGCTACTGGCTACCAGTGCCAATGGCTTCATTGTATGGTTTTTGGAAAACAAAAGCGACGCTTATGTACTGACGTTGCCGAACGGCGTTCGGAACATCAGCACGAGAATGATGTGGTCCAATTCGATAATGGTCAGCGGCACGAAAAATTACGCTGTCGCCGGTGTAAGGTATGTTCTATGATACAACAAGAAGgcaattttaaatggaatataattaagtatggCCGGTCTTGTTCACAGAAAAAATCTGTACGTTTGGAGCTTAGAGACGACAGAATTAGTGAAGATATTAGACGCTCATTTTGCGAGGATCATTCAGCTGGAGGCGCTAACTGTTGGCAATTGGAATAGTGTGGTCACTTCGAGCATTGATAGAAGTGTTAAAGTAtggaatataaataacatttttgaacAGGTTCACGTGATAGACCGGCACGAGCTGCAGGTCGACATGATAAGGTAATTTGGATCtcagtgttaaataaatatttaatttaattgtgacACGAGAATATTTTTGGTTCCACAGTTTAGCAGAACAGTGTAATCTGGCTGCAATAGTCACCAGAGACTGTGTGGGGATCTGGGATTTGCAGACTGGAAAGCTGATCTCTAAATTAGCCGATAGTCCCTTGGGGGCAATTGTTACCCATGCTTGTATGACACACGATGGAAGGTTGGTAAAGTAATGGGTGCAATGTGACATTTGGACAATGGTGTatactgttattttattgcagATATGTCGTGTCGACAGAATCAGGCAATGTTCTGATATGGAACAGAATTACGGAGCAAGTGTTGTTCAAAGAAGAACAACAACACGTGAGACAACTAACATTAATTGAGAACTCCAGCAAGTTCATGACTGTTTCCAGACCTAAAAATCCTGCAGGGGTGGAGAGTATGAAGACCAGTGCTACTCTTGTTATGAGATCAATTCCTGGTACATTGTTGCTTAGCAGAAGCtggaatttctaaataatggTTCCCagtaattcatatttatttccagatggtagaacaatattttcattgcaatatattGTCAGAAGCCACACAGGTACACCCTTTAGAAATGTAGTAATTACATCTGACAATGCTTTCCTGATTGCACCAGCAGCTGATAAAGGCAACAGagattgtattataatttataatgctAAAACGGGTGCACTGATCAACAAAATCCCTATAAAATTGCCAGGATTTAAAGTaagagaaatttttgtatcttgtacatattttaatttgtttaattgttatagGATATCTTGGCTATTACTCCCATGCCCAATAAACCACAGTGGGTGGGCATTATTGGAGCAGATAAAGGCACCATTTTggatataaataagaaaaaatttgtCCGTACTATTCCAAAGTGGAGTGGCAACATCAGCAAGGATggaaaatatactttatatgcACCCAGCAGGTagtctaatttttataaaatgaaacattatataaatttcaatgttgCTATTTCTACAGAGGTGGACTAGAACTTCTTGAGTTGAAGAAAGGTACCAGTGTTAAGACTTACATCCCCAAAGTAGCAGAAGGGGTGTTCACTGTAATATCCATGTTCAACCGTACAGATGAATATGTTCTCTACTACCACAGTGGGAGAAAAACCATACGTGTATTTAGGTAACAGCAAATGAAATTGtctttcttaaattattgaattttatctaTGTACCTGTCTTCCAGATCATTAGACTGTGAGATGATAGCAAATTATAGGGTTCAAGCAGAGTTAAGTGCAATAGATAGCACTTATGACGGTAAAAGTATAGTCTTAGGTACAGTTGATGGTTGTGTGTCTGTGGTAGCTATAGTGGATCCCatgaaagaagaaatgaaagagtATGTTTCAAACTTACCATCTCGTGATGAGGATGTAAGTAATCAATTcttaatattagtaatttaacGCACTTCATATACTGCAGAGCATCTTAGATATTACAtgagaaaagaaatcaatctttttaaaaataataattaataagctTTCAACAATAACGTTGCGCAGTGTAAGTTAAATTTCTTGAGTAATCCAACTTACTCACAGATTTGTCAACTAGCAAAATAGGTTAGGGTAAACACTTGCCGCATTGTTGAGtaaaaacagtataaaataattatcaagtCTGAGAGCGAAGACTGATTACTAGCAATTGATTTGGCAGTACTTAAAACACCGTACAACACTTTCTTGCAATcgtttttgttgaaattacgACGATCACAACATCCCGCTCAAACACGAAATCaagcataattttttatatacgaaatatttcatagtaAAACAGCTCTTAAAGTGTgcgaaattttttatagaattaatgaCAGTTACCTTACTTGGTTTGTTtaccaaaaatataaaactacaCATATAACTCAGATACGAAGTAACAAACATAAAATGTTCTTCCAAAACACTCGACCACGATTTTCTttcgctctatctctctcgctctaatAGAAAGCAAAGCATCGAACTTAGGGACTTTTTATATTGGAAGGTTGGCGAAACATTACTATAAATTCATCCGGAGTTTCCACTAGCAACACCCTTTTTCTATAGGTCGATTTTGGCTGTACTTTGAACCAGTAATCTACGACCGCTTATGGCTCTCTTTAGCATAAGTAGATCTGTACATGCATGTGCATTGATATGTAATGTATAGAAATTTCACATCGATGtgcaaacaaatatttcttttcagtGGAAGAAAAAGACGGAGAAACAACGAGCTGCGATTAAATTCAAAGCTGCGGCTCGAATTGCAAGAGTAACTCACGATTTAAATGCGATCGTGCGAAGTGCAAACGTTGCGGAAACAATTGAGGAATTAGAAGAGAACTCTGAATAAAGATCGCATCGGTTTTATAGTAAATCTTTTATAGCATAGtaaaaacgtaataaatacgaaacagaatcttagaatttatattacatttatttgtgTCTTTTCgtgtaattcatttttataatcttttctttccgttttacattttttctcCGCGTTCAAAAAGTAAAAGGCACGAGACGTGTTCGGTAGTTTGAATTGCAAATGAAGTTACTCCTATGTCCAAGCTAGACGGCAGTTGCCCTTGCACAGACCAAGTTGTTGTTTCtcttaaataacaattcaCCTTCGCTCGTTCTATGCAAGGGAATATCCTTCATCCAACAATGTTACATCACGACTGAAGACGTCTCGTGCCGACGCAGGCGTGATCAAGTGTAACGTTTCCGTTTTTGTTCtttgtttacaaattttgAGAGATCGATAGTACTACAGCGATGGTCTGAAGACGAATGTCGATTTCTAATTTGTGAATGCAAGTAAAATGCCAGTCAATTACGAAGGTCATCCCGATTACGACACTGATTCTACAAATTTCTGTTGTTGAACCGTTTCATACGGACTTGGATCATAATCGCAATAATCGATCTACCGGTTGCTTAAAAAATTTGGTACTTGGTATGGCAATTGAGTCATGCTACCATCAGGTGTATCAATGATCTGTAAACAACTACTAAACGTATTTTGTAACAATGTAAAACTAAACTAAAACACACCTGCATCAGAGCACATGTATGAACAATAGTTCCAGCAGTACATAAGATGTATGGCAGctaattagataaaataaacaacgcTCTTTATCCAAGAGCCAGCTCTATACTAAAATTCGGGTGATACGTGAATCCATTGCTTTACAAAATGCTGCTCATACAAATAGAATTAATGtgtttttcaaacaaatttgaaatttgaacgATTGATTTACACTTTGGTTGTTCCAAAATGCTccgtttataaaacaaatataaatttcgtttGTGATGCTGGTTTCTTCATGATAGCCTTATCTAGTAGTTCTGCAATGgtttttttcttgtttatcCGGTTTCATTTCTTTCCTACTTCCCTCAAACACTGGAACTTCTGTGAAAGCATTGGTAGCTTTATTCGTAATATAGTGCCATTCTCGGTTTTTTATTGCATAGCACCTCCTTTTTGCttttgttgttgctgttcCCGCTGTTGTGCCTGCGCGGATGCCTCCGTATCTTTAATATGTTTTTCAACCTAAAACAGTCACAGTCATTACAACGATATAAGTATATTTTGTCCTCTTTCGATTCCTCTCATAACTATACATACCACTTTTTTTACATGCTTGTACGCTCCAGATTCTGTGTTACCGTGAACATTATCAACTTTGTATGGAGGTTTAATCGTGACATTGTcaaatacaacaatatttGTCCCGTTCCACGTTATTTCCGGAATTGTCTTTGATATAGTACTGAAGAGTTTTTGTCCTTCTGGAGATACTCCGGCCTGCAGAGCCATTaccagtttttttttctcttcgattTGATTACGTACTCTTCTGTTTAACTTTTGCAGATTAAGGCTTTGTGGTGGTTCGCTAGTTGTGGGGCTAACTTCCCGTTTTACTTGGACCTCAGATACCAAGGATAAATTCACTATATGTACGTCGTTTAACGTGGGTGTACCACTTGAAGAAGGACATTCTGATTGCCATCAGTTaagaaatcataaataataaccaATATGTAAAGTTAGAAATAAATTGCCCAAAACGATTAGTAGATATTTTACAATCTTCTTTGCTTCAAATAAACGAATCCCTACCATGTAGCAATTGTTTCACGTTCCAcagattaaaatgaaatattcactAATTGTTTCGAGCAATATAGTTtcgtttgataaataatttctgtcagAATGGGTCTCCTATCAAAGTTGAATCTAAGGTTATAATCAAGTCGATAGAAGTTATCTTATCGGGCTGGAAAAATATCGTTCGCGATTTCTACGGATGGGAAAGGTGAAAGCGGCTGTCGAGATCGTGAAAATGCACGCGAGAAATGTACACAGCGACGAAACAAAACCAATGAAAATTCCAGCATGGTTGATTGAATGACGAAACTAACCTGACTTCGTGTAGCTGGTTAGGAAATCATCAAATAATTGACAAGCGGTATTTCGGATTGCCCGTGAAAAAACGCGGAACAGAACGTAATTGTCGTCGATCGGACATTAGAAAATCTGTCGCGGGTTACACGGAAATATTCATTACACTGGGTTGATGTTGAACAAGCGACGGATGAACGCTGGTTGCATGTACACGTCGGGAACGGCGATAATTATCGgggaatttatataaaaaggaTACTCAGTATCAACATTTTGGTTTGTGGATCGAATGCCAACACTTCGCCTTCGATCTCCTCCTTGTAACAAGTTTTACAGGCCACCGTACTCCCAATGCTGAAACAATCGTTGGCGCCGGCCATTTTTCACTACGGACTCAGAACCGCGGGCTCCCTGTCGCCATCTGTTCTAATTTCAAATGTCTCGCGAAATTCCCACCATTTTCTCCATTCCCGGTATGCGTTGCGGCTTGCGGCTGGTGGACGTTCGAAGGATGTGTTTCtcgattaattaacaattttattaagaagtCATTCGTGTACAGTCGTGAATTATGCTGTCTCTTGATCCCGAATTTTTTCCTCTCCTAGTAGAATATAAGGTGAGTATTTTCCTCACCATGAAGGAACCAATTTCTTCTCTTCCATTTTATCGTGGTTAAATTTAGAAGCCCGCCATTGCATTAAGAACGTTCGATGCAGACCTCTGCAGTTTATTTCAACAAACTTGCACCGATAAAAGGGAAACAACGATTGTTTCAgcttattacaatatttacaaaaaaattatgataatcgCATACTATTCGTGGTTAGATCTATTAAAGAAGTAGACACGAAATCTTAAAGTAACCTCTGTTAGGGTAGTAGCCATATTGGCATTTAATAGATCTAGAAGTTTCGTGCCTCTAATTATAAGTAATTCGCGAAGCATAAAGTATCTTTCGACCACAGTTCCTAGGAATTTTAGTATTCATGCACGTTAAGCGAGCATTATTCTAGATAGGAATCATAATTTTTGAGTAGTTCGTAAGATCATTAGCATTGTTATCACGCCTATTATTCGTATATGTTTTTGAATTTTAGGCACGACGCAGCAACCGATTCTCGGTTGTCTTCGTTTATCGTTCGAGGAACTTCGTCAACAATCGGGGTGTGTCGGGGGAATTCGGGTTGGCGGGTAGTTCCGTATGTCGCGTGGCTTCGGACGTTCAGTGTATAGATATCGCTCCGCTGAACAACGTCGTGATATTCGTTCCTACCGTGTTTCTTGAACTTTATTCGCGATTGTCAACCGGATAGTGAGAAAGTGTGTGAACTGAAACTACTGCTACGACTGCGAACGGTGTCCGTTATGGTGCACAGTGAATCGTTTCCTGCATCCTCGACATCCTCTTCGTGATAAGTGAGtcacaatttcaaataatctcATTTAACCTTCATTACAGGCGAACGCATCGTAGACTTTATTGCGTGtcatttgttaaattttgtgaaatactTTTACGTTAGATCGACCATAAATACTTACTAATATGAACTTCATTGGCACagctgttttattaaaatttattctcgatACGTAGCTGTCAAGACACGTAATTGGTTAGATATATTAGACGCGttgaatttttgcattttttttctatatgcGAATACAATGCACGTTGCAGTAACCGTATAGGTTAAGACCTCGTTCCATGCATATTGTGCACCAACCCCTTCTTTTTTCGTGTCGGCGGTCCCATTAATTTTCGTGGAACCGGAACAGAGCTGACCTTTAGCGCAGCTTTCCCCGGTACACAATATAATGGCCTGTCAAGTGTGACATTTATCGGCGGAAAGCTTTTGGGCGAATCCCCTAACATTACTCGCGAAGGTCGATGGAAATTGAAGATGTTGTTGTGTGAAACTCGAGACACACGATATCGTTTCGCGTGACGATGATTGTTCGTGCGGTATCGTTACGGCTTTTATACGGCCCCATTAGGGAACCACCGTAAGTGATTACTTACTcccatttaatattaatttacagcaATATTCGTCCGCGTATTTGTCCCTTTATTCGTCCGCGTGTTTGTCCATTTATTCGTCCCAATATTCGATCTTACATTTGACGTCTTAATCGTCCTGTTATTCGTCCACGACTTCGTTGCGCAACGAGCTCCGAAAATTTCTCGTGTCCGAGCACCGCTCGGTTGAAAAAGAGTTACGGTTTCGGTGGAATTTTTCGGATACGGTACGTCGAAAAGCGAAGAAATTCACCGTCGAGTTCGGGCAACGTGCTCGATGCTCCTCGGTTAATCGAATTAGTTTCATGAGACCGAGCCCACCTCTCgccagaattttattttgcacgcGAAATCCGCAGCTTCCGTTGTTTTTACCCTTTATCCGGGCGCGCACCATTTGTTTCCTCCGCGAGAGGAATATATTTGTTCCTATTTGCCGCGCTCTTTAATCCGGCGACATCAATCGGAATAACAATCATTGTTCCGCAAACAATTGCAGAGGACGCCTCCAACCGCTCGCGTTCCCAAAATCTGCATAATTCATGGTTAGCGACAGCGATCCTGCTTCCAAATTCAAAGCTATATCGCAATTCTCTTCGTACGAAATCGTATCGCTCCTCGGAATTTTACATTGAACTTTCCGTGAACGATAATTGTCATTCGCaatgtgaaatttattataattataattaattataattacaattattttgcgaCGAAATATTCTGAAGAAAACGTATCTATATATCGATGCAACAGTTTATCAATTAAAACGCGGCTATAAATCGATCATAGATCGACACTCGAATAGAACAGACATCTCAGCTCGGCTAATCCGCTTCGGTGGATCTTCACGCGTAGACATCCGCGATCTAACGACCGCCGTTGAAATTTTATGATCGTCCATATCAATCATAGAATAAGATGCAGCAACGAACGCGACCATCAGACCTAGTTACATCCTGACCGAGGGAAGTGTAAacggtcctctctctctctctttctctctctctctctctctgtacatATATACTCCAATAATTCACGCCAGTTAGGTCGCAGACTCGGCCACTCGAGATAAATCACTGGAGGCATTCTGTAAAACGATTTTCTTACGATACACGTGTTTCCGACGACGTTCGACGGTTCGATTTGAAAATTGCACACGCGAATCGGAGGTTTTTATTCGCTCGAATCGTGGGGTTTTTATTCGCTCGAATCGTGGGGTTTTTATTCGCTCGAATCgtgggttttttttttgttcgcgcAGAGGCTCTTTGTTCGTACGGAATCGTCGGATCGGAAAATAATGCTGGCGGCGAGCTGTTGCCTCTTTCTCCGGTCGCGAATGAATCACTGGGTCGTTTTCACCGCAATCTGGAATTCTGTCCGCGAATGCCATACAAATCCTCTGCCATTCCTCTCGTTATCGACGCGAACCTATCGGAGCTGTGTTCCTTCCGACCGACCGCGCACAATAGGCGCAATAATTTGTACCAGATGGACATTCCACGGATCTCGTTCGTCGCCCGAATCGGATCTCTCGGCAATTAACCGCTACTAAACATTGGCAACTCTCTAGGAACCACTTGTCTTTCTACTTATTGCAAACCGGAGCGTTCATCGCGTTCGCGAAGCAGCGAAGTTCGCCAAGTATTGCAatcaattttgattaattttgttcgattgCGATCGATAGGGAAGAAGGTTCAACTTTCCCAGATTCTTGTTTCACCGGTGCAGGGAAACTGGAACTTTCCTCTCCTTCCAGCAGAGTTGCAGCGTCGATCCCTCGATCCTTTGATTCAATTGCTCCCCGCTCGAGATTCTAATTAGCCGATTTACATGAGAACGAGCGGCCTCGCGATCAGACAATTGTCTTCCACGAAGAATCGTGCCGTTCGTTGTAGTTTCGCGGAGCTCGGTTTCTCTCGTTGTAAACAGTCGTTGGTAAAGAACTCTTGGAAATTGTCGCTCGACTCGCTTTTGACGCGCATTCTTCGTTCGCTGTGACCGTTGAACGACGGTCTCCCGTTTCCatcttaacccttaaatgcatgaattaatgaattttatttaaaaattagggttataatatttcaaattcataaaattcataaacgGCGCAGTTCGCTGGGAGGATCGCGCGCTCTCCATGGGCGGAATGCACATTTTCGGGCCGAGAAAAATAGTACGAGgtaaacgaaagaaattcgtGTCACGGTCGGTCGACTGATTCGCAGATAAACGCGTTTTTCAACTGTTCGCCGCGGCGGGAAGATAAAGGAGCGTCTCGCCGTGCCGCGCGACGCTCGAATAATTGTGAAAGAGTCGCGGATTGGTTCTCATGAAAGATGCATAGCTCTTTTTCTCGCCACGCCGGCCGcgtcgatctctctctctctctctctttacggCGTTCTTTTTCTCTGGTCATCGCCGGGTGCCAGGAAACTGCGACCACCACCCGCTCAGGTAAGGGGGCGATCGCACGTGTCCGCCGCTCATAAATAGAATCGCCTCGGCTCGCCTCTCGCTCCGCCACGTCGTTTTGCATCGAAAACGTGGCCCGGGGATACGAGTAAATCAGAGAAACGTCCGCGACCGGGCATTGTACGACCGGCTTTTAGGAAAACATCGAAACCAGGCCAAAAtcgagcccccccccccccccccccgtttatctctattggaatattacgtattacctacaatacgatatttgtgcatggacaaaaacaaatcaatgttcttagaagcgatggaaattaagataggaaaatatacacctcgtataagtgcttggccttgtgaggcacaagcataacagtatcgaattacgaggggacccgagtttttttttcggggtTCCGGAAAGGCCACGGCCAGTCGTGCAAAAGCATCTGcatagaaaagagcttcctcacgcaccgtaaaataaagtttcttttatttaaaactacacattagtttaaatgtatttaaacacccattACCAATAATCTCGTAATCTCGCTGCTCTATCCTCGtcgttcttttttcatttttccttccCCATGGAAACTCgaccgtttatttcaccggccGGATAATCGAACGACGACCGCCTCggacaaatttcatttcctaCGGGCATCGCGTCTCTCGTCTCGTTGTCGCTTTACGAAACACGCGCGGCCTCTGAAACACAATCGCGATCGAAATTAGATAGTTTGACGAAGAGCAGGCTCGTTACGACGCGCGACGCCTGCAAAAATTCTCGCGTGCAGGGTTTGGCATCGTCTGCATGGTGTGCCGGTGGGGACTCGATCCCGACCTTTCCTATAAATACTAGTTTTATTGCGAACACGTGGCGCCTGTTTAGCTGCATAAATTCCGCGCCCGTTATCGCACTTGCTCCATGTTCCGATCGGCCAACCGTGCCATAGTTCTCGCGCAGAGAGCCTCTCTCCACTCGCAGGCTCCGCACAGTCTGCATCTCTGAAGCACGCCGCGCGCACACTGCCTGTTGTGCTCCTCTTAATTGAGCTGGTAGattacctttttttttctggacGCCCTGGAAACGTGTTTGCGTCAACGCGCCGTAGAAAGTACGAGTAGACTCCGGGTAACGTTTGATCGCCAGACCGCAGGCGTTTATGCAAATGAACTCTGCCGCTCGTATATTGTTTGCGGACGGACTTCGAGGAGGCGCGCTGAAGATTCATTTACCGTGCGGACCGCGTTACCGCTGCGACAGATAAAAAGGGAACGTGTATTAAACCGCATTAAACTTTATATTCCACccggtttcttttttcctgTGCCTTTACGAGCCATAAATGCGCGGGAATTT includes the following:
- the LOC144468928 gene encoding protein LSM12, whose product is MAGANDCFSIGSTVACKTCYKEEIEGEVLAFDPQTKMLILKCPSSSGTPTLNDVHIVNLSLVSEVQVKREVSPTTSEPPQSLNLQKLNRRVRNQIEEKKKLVMALQAGVSPEGQKLFSTISKTIPEITWNGTNIVVFDNVTIKPPYKVDNVHGNTESGAYKHVKKVVEKHIKDTEASAQAQQREQQQQKQKGGAMQ